aattaacatataatattatttaaaaaaattaaaaaatataaaatatgttctttttttttaacattattaatatattggacttttatttttaaaaatatataaaaaaaaaaaaagaatatggCAACCTTTGTTCTCccattaatatatatataataatataattgtaacaaaaatatattcctAGTTCGCTTTTATACCTTAAATAATTAAaccttttatatatataaaataatgtatattttatatatatatattaatattaatatttatatacaataacataaataatattatgaattcataattatatcattttttatattatataaaaagaaatatatatataatatatatatatatatatatatatattattcctttttttgGTGTATACCTgtagaaataaaatattatatattatatatatatattataatatgcattatatcatataattaaattaattagtatatacatataaaataaatataaatattttttatattattaaaaaaattatacttaatatttttttatattttttataatatattataaaaaaatatttagtTTTCATTCCATATAAAAACTAAAAAAACACTCACAAATTTTACATATGtaaaaagtaatatatatatataattaatatattacatatataatatatatataatatatattaatatatgtatacatatttttatattaattaaataaatcaattttttcttatttattttactatattatttatttttaagaaatattttttggaaattttttttttttttttattattttttaatatttttttcgtcattttattatgccattaaattaaaaataaataaaaaaaaaaaaaggcttattatattttaattttatttgtgatataagaaataacacaaaaaattaaaaaaattaaaaaataaaaaaatatataagaacaacttcttttaatatatatatttttttttatataaattaacaaggtaagaaaaaaaaaagcaaaataaaatttgagaatattaaaatgtttgtaataatacaaataaatttctaaatttctttaataacaatttgtttgtgaatattatattagattttgtaaattttatatacatttttttatgaataataaatacaagagggtttattttttctgagaaataataatatatataaatatatatattatatattatatattaatttaatttttttttttttttttttttttttttttcaaatattttagATGGGAAGAAGACCAGCAAGGTGTTATAGGTACTGTAAAAATAAACCCTACCCAAAGAGTCGTTACTGTAGAGGTGTTCCTGACCCTAAGATAAGAATTTATGATATGGGTAGAAAGAAGGCTGATGTCAATGAATTTAGCGGTGTAGTACATTTAGTATCTTACGAATATGAACAGATATCATCTGAAGCTTTAGAAGCTGCACGTATTAGTGCaaacaaatatatgattaCCAATTGTGGTAAAGATAATTTCCACTTAAGAGTAAGAATACATCCTTTCCACGTTTTAAGAATTAATAAGATGTTGTCATGTGCAGGAGCTGATAGACTTCAAACTGGTATGAGAGGAGCCTTCGGTAAACCTAATGGTGTTGTAGCTAGAGTAGATATTGGTCAAGTGTTACTTTCCATAAGAACTAAAGAAAATTTCGTTTCGAAAGCTTGTGAAGCCTTAAGAAGAGCTAAATATAAGTTCCCAGGAAGACAAAAAGTTTTTGTTAGTAATAAATGGGGATTCACACCATTCTCTAAAGATGAGTATcaacaatataaaaaaaaaggaagaaTTATTTCAGATGGTGTTAGTTGTAAATTTATTAGAGAAAAGGGACCACTCGACAAAATCTACAAAGATATTAATACTGTATTAGAATcataaacaaaaaaaaaaaaaaaaaaaaaaaaattttttgatttttataccatatatatatgtgaaatggtaataaatcataaataaataaatatatattataataatataaatagtaataataattattattcttattgttatcattatttagTCATATGAATAAGTTGTGacaattaatttttttttttttttttttttttttttttcatttttccTTCCTTTTTTACTgaattcatttaatttcataaagatgtattattttatatatattaaatttataaagtttaatatttttataagactttaaaatatattctgTCTAAGATTAAATTTtagtaaaataaaaaaaatatgtatacatatatatatatatatatatatatataacatatacaTTACTTATATGCATCTTGAAGTGGAGACGTGACCACCTAATAATATGTCAAAACGTGTGAGTATTATATGGAAGAAATGATCTTATGATTTAAATTTAAgtcattaaatataatgtacATGGAAAAACAGCTGAACATCAAATaattgaatattttttcatcatctaAATTACCATATTGTATTCAAATGatgaaagaaaaatatacattcGTATTGAAAACAACTACCTTTATCATTTATTgtacaaattatatatatatatatatatattatgaatgataaaataattaaaatgtttatatgtttataagGTTACATTTCTTTGTTCATGATAATATACTGTTGAACATCATAATTGGGTCTATTTAGAAATGTACACATAATTAATaggtatatattaaaatatatgtatacaaaTAAAAGTATTGTATGTTTatcttatattttatattacccaataaaatataaagaaactttttttaaacgaatcataacaaaaaagataaagtcaccattaaatgaatatatataaataaatatatatatatatatatatatatatatatgtagtgtttttttttttttttttttttttatgaacagccaaaaataataataaaaagtagccataaaaaataaaaagtattCATAAAATTACATGACCTGTTCATAACAAAATGTTATACATCACATATgagataatataaatacattcTTTTACagaattataaatatgtttatatattcttaataatacgttttgttaatttttaatttttttaaaagaaattaatatatataatgttgATCTATACGGAGTactataaaataaatttggaacatataaaatttaaataatatgaaatataggatattatgttatatatagaaaaaatagTTTCCcctaataatataatataatatatatatatatatatatatacattatatcatataaaacATGCACACATATGTACTGTTATAAATACGTTTTTTTCgtttctttttattttttcttttattaaaatataattatataaaaataaaaattgggaaaagaatttttttaataatataatacgAAGGTAAACATTTTCTTAATATAATTCActattttaaaatgttcGCAATGAataactatatatatatatatatatatatattttttattttcccTATCTCTCtcacatttttttatattttccaattatttccttatatatatatatataatatatatatatatatatattttttttttaaaagaatactaaaattatatatagttggtcaaaaataaatattatgcaagaatacatatatgaataaaatttaataaaatataaaacatcagttattttttatttattattttttttttctttaaattcataaaaaaaagaattttaaTACAAtcttaaaattattataaaataataattaaattaatgTTAACcttaattttctttttttcttttaatttttatatttttttatacaaaatatataatatatatatatatatatatatataatataatataatataatattattattgttatatatatatataaatatattaaaataattattgcatatatataataacatattacatatttatatttcattttagTGTGTAGATTTTGTTGATTAAAacatttaatttatatattatttttatttaattttttttttttttttttttatttcaaatatgaaataataaatatacataatctttgcatatatttttttcttttttttttatttattttcctatttttttttttttttttctttgctttaaaaaattttatatatttaatatgaaaaaaaaaatatatatatataaatataatacataatatatatatatatatatatatatatttaattgatgattaaaatatttcccattataaagaaaacagaaaagaagaaaaaaaaaaaaaaaaatatatatatgtatatatatattattcgtaatatttatttataataatataacctttttaatatattcatttgttaaaaattttttttttttttttttttttatgtttccattttataaaatacatatttataaaatattatatgtattatatatataatattataaatatgcacatacaaaaataaatatatttttttaaaacatatatttcaCATATACATGTCAATTaaaattgaaaatataattgaCATTATTACATATTCGTAATATCCAAAAATTAACaatcttttaaattttatgtaattttaagaaatataaaataaaataaaaggaaaggaagtatacatatataattatataaatatattaatatatatatatatatatatatatatataaatatatttagggaaatatacaaaagaatatttaaaaaaaaaaaacaaaaggaaaacaaaataaatcatttatatatatatatatatatatatatatatatatatttaatacacacccaaaaaaaaataaaaaaataaaaaggaacagaacaaaaaggataataagatatattataatattacttATATGTATGTTATCATTATATGGGCATAGAGaaattcaaataaaaaggaagaaATAGAGCGGCAGAAAAAcgaaaaagaaataaataaatatgtgtattgttgttaatattacgtgaaatataataatagtggaaaaagaaaatatgtTTTGTGATATATTGCAATAATTATGAGaaggaaaaataattataaattatttaggaatattattaaaacgtagttcaatttttttatatggatatatatatatatatatatatacacatataaataaaaaaaaaaaaaaaaacataaaaaataaaaaaacagaaattaataatattcaagATATAACAATAACGTTTATATCAAATTGTCCTTCTCATATACAAAAGAAGAGAAAAgcataataattattctttGTGTAGTACTTATAAAGACAGAATTTAATTTGAAGAGTTATATTGTAAATGAggtgtatatattaaataaataaatatatatatatatatatatatatatatatatatatatatataatgtttatataatataaaaaattatatatacaagattatatttgtatatgtaactttcttttatttcatcTGACAATTTCAAGCAATATAAACcaatgtttatatttttttttgtttttcaaaattattaagttatataattcataataagaaaaaaaaaaaataaaataaaataaaaataaaacaaggaaaatatatgaaatatgtaaaaagaattatttataatatatgataaatatgtatatatatatataatattcataaaattaaaGGACGCATAAAGACgatagaaaaaaaaaaaaaaaaaaaaNNNNNNNNNNNNNNNNNNNNNNNNNNNNNNNNNNNNNNNNNNNNNNNNNNNNNNNNNNNNNNNNNNNNNNNNNNNNNNNNNNNNNNNNNNNNNNNNNNNNNNNNNNNNNNNNNNNNNNNNNNNNNNNNNNNNNNNNNNNNNNNNNNNNNNNNNNNNNNNNNNNNNNNNNNNNNNNNNNNNNNNNNNNNNNNNNNNNNNNNNNNNNNNNNNNNNNNNNNNNNNNNNNNNNNNNNNNNNNNNNNNNNNNNNNNNNNNNNNNNNNNNNNNNNNNNNNNNNNNNNNNNNNNNNNNNNNNNNNNNNNNNNNNNNNNNNNNNNNNNNNNNNNNNNNNNNNNNNNNNNNNNNNNNNNNNNNNNNNNNNNNNNNNNNNNNNNNNNNNNNNNNNNNNNNNNNNNNNNNNaaaaaaaaaaaaaaaaaaaaaaaaaaaaaaaaatacaaaaaaatataaaaaaaagaaaaaaaagaaaaaaaagaaaaaaaagaaaaaaataatataataagaataataataaaaaaaaaaaaaaataataaaatcaaATCAAATCAAATAAATTCATTCTTCAtgattaataaaataattgtTGGAAgaattgttattatatcatttgaaggattaatataaatttgctcaagtaaatatttattatggCATTAGAAATAGATATAGATAATGTAATATCAAAACTAATAGAAGTTCGTGGAACTAGACCAGGAAAAAATGTTAATTTGAcagaaaatgaaataaaaatattatgtttatCAAGTagagaaatatttttaaaccAACCAATTTTATTAGAATTAGAAGCAccaataaaaatatgtggAGATATCCATGGACAGTTTTATGATTTGTTAAGGTTATTTGAATATGGTGGATTTCCACCCGATGCAAATTATCTATTTTTAGgttaaaataaaataaaatatatatatatatatatatatatatatatataagttggcatatatatctttttatacatgtacatattttttttgttcctTTTTCTAGGTGATTATGTGGATAGAGGAAAACAAAGTTTAGAAActatttgtttattattagcatataaaataaaatatcctgaaaatttttttttattaagaGGTAACCACGAATGCGCTTCAATAAATAGAATATACGGATTCTATGACGAATGTAAAAGAAGATATAGTGTGAAATTATGGAAAACGTTTATTGATTGCTTTAACTGCTTACCTGTGGCAGCTATAATTGACgaaaaaattttttgtatGCATGGTGGTTTATCACctgaattaaataatatggaacaaataaggaaaataaCAAGGCCTACTGATGTTCCTGATAATGGTATTTTGACAAATGATCTGAATAAATAGAATGAGGAAAATattaagtatatataatgtgtGTGAATGTGTgaatatgtttttttttcattatattatatgacccattaaataatatatatatatatatatatatatatataagtatatgtatttatttatttatttattcttatatttattttttttttttgatagGTTTATTATGTGATTTATTGTGGTCTGATCcagaaaaagaaattaatgGGTGGGGAGAAAATGATCGAGGAGTTTCTTTTACCTTTGGTCAAGATGTTGTTCATAACTTTTTAAGAAAGCACGAATTAGATTTAATATGCAGGGCACATCAggtaatatattaaataaatgtttttttttttttttttttattctataTGACTACTAATATGTGTGTTGTTAATATGTGATTGTTTGTAAATtaaattgtatatttttataagaaatatatatatatatatatatatatattgttattataacatttgtgtaattttatttttctaaatAGGTCGTGGAGGATGGATATGAATTTTTTGCAAAGCGCCAATTAGTTACATTATTTTCTGCTCCTAATTATTGTGGAGAGTTTGATAATGCGGGTGCAATGATGAGTGTTGACGAGACATTAATGTGTTCGTTTCAAGTATGatatatgaaaatgaatattaaataaataaataaataaatatatatatatatatatatatatatatatatatatagacaAGAAtgtattttaatatttacatattttatatatttttctattttcACGTTTACatgtatttatttctttagATTTTAAAACCAGtggaaaaaaagaaagcagcaaattaaaaaaaaatatattacaaaacTTAGGATcctaatatattaattgtaaaataataacattattaatatacataataaaaattttgatatatatgttttaatatattatcatatatttctttttttttttttttttttttcttcttttttttttttNNNNNNNNNNNNNNNNNNNNNNNNNNNNNNNNNNNNNNNNNNNNNNNNNNNNNNNNNNNNNNNNNNNNNNNNNNNNNNNNNNNNNNNNNNNNNNNNNNNNNNNNNNNNNNNNNNNNNNNNNNNNNNNNNNNNNNNNNNNNNNNNNNNNNNNNNNNNNNNNNNNNNNNNNNNNNNNNNNNNNNNNNNNNNNNNNNNNNNNNNNNNNNNNNNNNNNNNNNNNNNNNNNNNNNNNNNNNNNNNNNNNNNNNNNNNNNNNNNNNNNNNNNNNNNNNNNNNNNNNNNNNNNNNNNNNNNNNNNNNNNNNNNNNNNNNNNNNNNNNNNNNNNNNNNNNNNNNNNNNNNNNNNNNNNNNNNNNNNNNNNNNNNNNNNNNNNNNNNNNNNNNatttatttatttttttttttttttttttaaaaaaataaatattatctataaaagtagtattttttttttttatttttttttttttttttttttttttttttttttttttttttatatatatatatatatatatatatatatatatatatatataatacatatttatatagttttatataaaatagacatatatatgtttaaaatttagttaaatatatatcaatatatatatatatataatgttttatatgttttaaaaaatacatatatatatataaataaataaatatatatatatatatatatatatttaaaaacattttaaacgcaagaataaaaaaaaaaaaaaacagaaaataggaaataaaaacaaataaaataaaacaacgaaaaatattaaaataaaaaaaaaaaaaaaaaactgTTTCATATTAAATAACACATGTAGTATATGAATcaaatgaaatattatcttaatgatttatatatgcaACATAACTTTTACgctatttatatttaatttagccatatatttatttttgtcgaaaataaaaaaaaaataaataaataaaaataaataaataaataaaaataaataaataaataaataaaaaaaaaaataaaataaatctttttctagtataataattttataaaattctatgttaaaaataaatttgtataatttgacaaattaaaaaataaagggGAATATTATTTAGAGTATATTCATGTGTCTACTgggtaaaaaaaaatatatataataaaataaaaaaaaaagtacaACTAAAAAAATTAGGAAGAAATAAACacacatataatataatatatatatatatatatatatatatatgtgctGTATTACGAATTGTAGGACGACAAAAAAGATgctttctttttttctgttattttttttaattttaaaaaactTTGACAAGTTCAGACATTTTGACAGGCACTTTCCATTGAGGTTTCAATCCGTATagttttaatataaattctaATAAGAGATGACACACCTAAGAAAACgatagaaaaaaaaaaaaaaa
This is a stretch of genomic DNA from Plasmodium reichenowi strain SY57 chromosome 14, whole genome shotgun sequence. It encodes these proteins:
- a CDS encoding serine/threonine protein phosphatase PP1, putative, which encodes MALEIDIDNVISKLIEVRGTRPGKNVNLTENEIKILCLSSREIFLNQPILLELEAPIKICGDIHGQFYDLLRLFEYGGFPPDANYLFLGDYVDRGKQSLETICLLLAYKIKYPENFFLLRGNHECASINRIYGFYDECKRRYSVKLWKTFIDCFNCLPVAAIIDEKIFCMHGGLSPELNNMEQIRKITRPTDVPDNGLLCDLLWSDPEKEINGWGENDRGVSFTFGQDVVHNFLRKHELDLICRAHQVVEDGYEFFAKRQLVTLFSAPNYCGEFDNAGAMMSVDETLMCSFQILKPVEKKKAAN
- a CDS encoding 60S ribosomal protein L10, putative: MGRRPARCYRYCKNKPYPKSRYCRGVPDPKIRIYDMGRKKADVNEFSGVVHLVSYEYEQISSEALEAARISANKYMITNCGKDNFHLRVRIHPFHVLRINKMLSCAGADRLQTGMRGAFGKPNGVVARVDIGQVLLSIRTKENFVSKACEALRRAKYKFPGRQKVFVSNKWGFTPFSKDEYQQYKKKGRIISDGVSCKFIREKGPLDKIYKDINTVLES